From Spirosoma aerolatum, one genomic window encodes:
- the lnt gene encoding apolipoprotein N-acyltransferase, which translates to MLKRLPAWLISGLLYGLAWPNFTFETGWFAWFTLVPVLLRLRSVQTFGEHVRVTLPLFVVIPPLVCWWLSYVSIWAVPTVILTQSLFLWIPMALHFSLQQRFGWRKALLLLPLSWTVWEWLWLAISDVNLAVGNPVYTQARLLFLNQFVDLTGQWGLLAWLIGMNVLLARIVDQSTDLSERLIIRRVIVGVSAWLAAPIVYSALVSWQPTLVIDKHPSTVRVGLLQTNEDPYTPVKPVNYGQKIQRLIRLGTKAIEQEPDLVVAPEGAFPLPLLRDSTLFAGMRQYVAYYNVPFATGLMTPIDSNHYYNEAFVFTPELSRVYTPLHLTPNDLKVYRKQKSLVFGERLPTLLNWAGRWLRPNKSSIILGDAPFVFQFHDRKQNPRSVAIAICWEQLYPSTIAGLVRVGSDQTANKSADHGLSEFLIFSMNDGWFYDSPGPRMLLAFSQLRAIENRRSIARCSNQGYSGYVDPFGQVISVLPRQQEATSNVTLMTNTKLTVFTKYPDWFPLACSLVLVLSLLSGSNRKSTKAILVPISQKRTGATIPHI; encoded by the coding sequence ATGCTCAAGCGTTTACCAGCCTGGCTTATCTCGGGTCTGTTGTACGGGCTAGCCTGGCCGAACTTCACCTTCGAAACGGGTTGGTTTGCCTGGTTTACCCTGGTGCCGGTCTTATTGCGGCTGCGTTCGGTACAGACGTTTGGCGAGCATGTACGGGTTACGCTGCCGTTGTTCGTGGTGATTCCCCCGTTGGTTTGCTGGTGGCTCAGTTATGTATCAATCTGGGCTGTGCCGACGGTTATCCTGACCCAAAGTTTGTTTTTGTGGATTCCCATGGCCCTTCATTTTTCCTTGCAGCAGCGATTTGGATGGCGTAAGGCCCTGTTGTTGTTGCCCCTGTCCTGGACAGTATGGGAATGGCTATGGCTTGCCATTAGTGATGTAAATCTGGCTGTTGGGAACCCTGTATACACACAGGCTAGGCTATTGTTTCTTAATCAGTTCGTAGATCTGACGGGCCAATGGGGTTTGTTGGCCTGGCTTATCGGTATGAATGTGCTGCTTGCCCGAATCGTTGACCAGTCCACCGATCTATCGGAGCGGTTAATAATCAGGCGAGTGATAGTAGGTGTCAGCGCCTGGCTGGCCGCACCTATCGTTTACAGTGCCCTGGTGTCCTGGCAGCCCACGCTGGTCATCGATAAACACCCCAGTACGGTACGCGTTGGCTTGTTACAAACGAACGAGGACCCTTATACACCGGTAAAACCAGTCAATTATGGACAAAAGATACAACGGCTTATCAGGCTGGGGACAAAGGCTATTGAACAAGAGCCCGACCTGGTAGTGGCGCCTGAAGGGGCTTTCCCTTTACCACTACTGCGTGATTCAACCCTGTTTGCGGGCATGCGCCAATACGTAGCATACTATAATGTTCCGTTTGCCACGGGCTTGATGACACCGATCGACAGCAATCATTATTACAACGAAGCGTTCGTATTTACGCCCGAACTTAGCCGGGTATACACCCCGTTGCATCTCACGCCGAATGATCTAAAAGTATATCGGAAGCAGAAAAGCCTTGTCTTTGGCGAGCGATTGCCAACCCTGCTGAACTGGGCGGGCCGGTGGCTTCGGCCTAATAAATCATCAATAATACTGGGTGACGCTCCCTTTGTCTTTCAATTTCATGACCGTAAACAGAATCCCCGCAGTGTGGCTATAGCTATATGCTGGGAACAGCTTTATCCGTCGACCATTGCTGGTCTGGTTCGGGTAGGGAGCGATCAGACGGCTAATAAATCAGCTGACCATGGCCTGAGTGAGTTTCTGATTTTTAGTATGAACGACGGATGGTTTTATGATAGTCCTGGTCCACGTATGTTGCTGGCTTTTTCACAGTTGCGTGCCATCGAAAATCGCCGGAGTATTGCCCGTTGCTCCAATCAGGGCTATTCGGGCTACGTAGATCCTTTTGGGCAGGTCATTTCCGTATTGCCTCGCCAGCAGGAAGCAACCAGTAATGTCACCCTTATGACCAATACGAAGTTGACGGTGTTTACGAAATACCCAGACTGGTTTCCGCTGGCGTGTAGTCTGGTGTTAGTACTGAGCTTATTGAGTGGCAGTAACCGAAAATCCACTAAGGCTATACTAGTCCCAATATCCCAAAAGCGGACAGGAGCAACCATTCCTCATATTTAA
- a CDS encoding tetratricopeptide repeat protein, whose product MQDSVNFYTLKLKGQHSPLERAEIQIQLAWFLSERGDSKQATRLTFSAIETLKKYQDYKKLYQAYINLVQIFQFEHSLTKALQYGKFALNYAVLSGDSSLICRAQQSYAMGLGENRQFDESLTYFDLALRSANARRDTVNLIRIYLNTASILVEQGKYQQTIQFAERGLTLASSRKLPEQIMRAAAIIGAALTRLNRFSEADDYFRQAEALLPTIGSLFYNRELALIRTQWAEKQANYRAAYQYQKTYFSLDTLLANQANRQKISELEVRFKTRENEQIKARLEQELTYQRWLIVGGAFLLVLIIVAIYLQRKQLRNHNQLLVAREKMAMLQLETATEQLTFFADSVVQKNAFIDQISNELDQLKLKEIQDSDELVEQLNRARMLTHTQWDDFRVKFEQLHPEFIDRLLRQVPSLTDTELKMACMIRLHFSAGQMAAMLGISAESIKKNRYRLRKKIDVEDVNSYLSAI is encoded by the coding sequence ATGCAAGATTCGGTCAACTTTTATACATTGAAGCTGAAAGGCCAGCACTCACCATTGGAACGAGCCGAAATACAGATTCAATTAGCCTGGTTTCTCAGCGAAAGGGGGGATTCCAAACAAGCTACACGGCTCACGTTTAGCGCTATTGAGACACTCAAAAAATATCAGGACTACAAAAAATTATATCAGGCTTATATTAATCTGGTGCAAATCTTTCAGTTTGAGCATAGTTTAACGAAAGCACTACAGTATGGGAAATTTGCTCTTAATTATGCGGTGCTATCTGGGGATAGCAGTCTGATTTGTCGTGCTCAGCAAAGCTATGCGATGGGATTGGGAGAAAACCGGCAGTTCGACGAGTCGCTGACGTATTTTGATCTGGCATTACGTTCCGCCAATGCACGTCGGGATACCGTTAATCTCATTAGGATCTATCTGAATACTGCCAGCATTCTGGTAGAACAGGGCAAATACCAACAAACTATCCAGTTTGCAGAGCGCGGTCTTACACTGGCCAGTTCTCGAAAATTGCCTGAACAAATCATGCGGGCGGCTGCTATTATCGGCGCGGCTCTAACCCGGCTGAATCGCTTTAGCGAAGCTGATGATTATTTCAGGCAGGCTGAAGCGTTGTTACCTACCATTGGTTCCTTATTTTATAATCGGGAACTGGCATTGATCCGGACTCAATGGGCTGAAAAACAAGCTAACTACCGGGCCGCTTATCAGTATCAGAAAACGTATTTTTCTCTGGATACATTATTAGCTAACCAGGCGAATCGACAAAAAATAAGCGAACTGGAAGTGCGCTTCAAAACCAGAGAAAACGAACAGATTAAAGCACGGCTGGAGCAGGAGTTGACTTACCAGCGTTGGTTGATTGTGGGTGGTGCGTTTCTGCTAGTACTAATTATTGTTGCGATTTATCTCCAGCGTAAACAATTGAGGAACCATAATCAATTGCTGGTAGCTCGGGAGAAAATGGCTATGCTACAGTTAGAGACCGCCACCGAGCAGTTGACTTTTTTTGCCGATTCTGTGGTTCAGAAAAATGCTTTTATCGACCAGATCAGCAATGAATTGGATCAGTTAAAACTTAAAGAAATCCAGGATAGTGATGAGCTAGTTGAGCAGTTAAATCGGGCTCGTATGCTGACCCATACACAATGGGATGATTTTCGGGTAAAGTTTGAGCAGCTACATCCAGAGTTTATTGACCGACTCCTCCGCCAAGTCCCCAGCTTAACCGATACGGAATTGAAGATGGCCTGTATGATTCGTCTGCATTTCTCGGCCGGACAGATGGCTGCTATGTTAGGTATTTCAGCCGAAAGTATTAAAAAGAATCGGTATCGACTCCGGAAAAAAATAGATGTGGAAGATGTAAACTCTTATTTGTCAGCTATATAA
- a CDS encoding ABC1 kinase family protein: MKTQTSVPTTKVARATQFVKAGVKVGGNYIKHYSKKLLDPELPREELHKDNAADIYEALSELKGSALKMAQMLSMDRGLLPVAYSDKFTMAQYSAPPLSGPLVIKTFRTYFGKSPSQLFDSFNINAINAASIGQVHEAWKEGKKLAVKIQYPGVADSVSSDLKIAKPLAVRLLNLDERQIDYFMQEVESKLLEETDYELELRRSIEISNACSHIDGLVFPKYYPDLSSRRILTMDWLDGLHLREFLATNPSQEVRDRIGQLLWDFYDHQIHALRQVHADPHPGNFLMRADGTMGVIDFGCVKVIPDYFYDNYFQLLRPDKLLDPPVAEQVFLNLGFLVPQDTPTERKFYSDLFVQMIEMLGKPFAVDWFDFGDDEYFNKVYAFAEDLSKMEELRNSKVVRANRDGLYINRTYYGLYAMLNELKARVKITKPEWLHSEQLVGQA, translated from the coding sequence ATGAAAACTCAAACGTCTGTTCCTACCACCAAAGTGGCCCGTGCTACACAGTTTGTTAAGGCTGGAGTAAAGGTTGGTGGGAATTATATAAAACATTACAGCAAAAAGTTGCTTGATCCTGAATTGCCCCGTGAGGAGTTACACAAGGATAACGCGGCTGATATATATGAAGCACTGAGCGAATTGAAAGGGTCAGCCCTGAAAATGGCGCAGATGCTGAGTATGGATCGTGGCTTGTTACCGGTGGCGTATTCGGATAAATTCACGATGGCACAATATTCGGCGCCACCATTATCAGGTCCACTGGTCATCAAGACGTTTCGGACCTATTTCGGGAAATCGCCATCGCAGTTGTTCGATTCATTCAATATCAATGCCATCAATGCGGCTAGTATTGGCCAGGTACATGAGGCCTGGAAAGAAGGGAAAAAGCTGGCCGTTAAGATTCAATACCCCGGTGTGGCCGATTCTGTTAGTTCTGATCTGAAAATTGCCAAGCCACTGGCCGTTCGGTTACTCAATCTGGACGAACGCCAGATCGACTATTTCATGCAGGAGGTGGAAAGTAAACTCCTGGAGGAGACCGATTACGAACTCGAACTTCGACGAAGTATCGAAATATCGAATGCCTGTTCGCATATTGATGGGTTGGTGTTTCCGAAGTACTACCCAGACCTGTCGAGCCGACGTATATTAACTATGGACTGGCTTGACGGATTACATCTGCGTGAGTTTCTGGCGACAAATCCATCGCAGGAAGTCCGGGATCGCATTGGACAACTGCTGTGGGATTTTTATGATCATCAGATTCATGCGCTTCGGCAGGTTCATGCCGACCCACATCCCGGTAATTTTCTGATGCGGGCTGATGGAACGATGGGCGTCATTGATTTTGGGTGTGTGAAGGTGATTCCCGATTATTTCTACGATAACTATTTCCAGTTGCTTCGGCCGGATAAACTACTTGATCCGCCAGTAGCCGAGCAGGTGTTCCTGAATCTGGGCTTTCTGGTACCGCAGGACACGCCAACGGAACGGAAGTTTTACTCCGACCTATTTGTGCAAATGATCGAGATGCTGGGTAAGCCGTTTGCGGTCGATTGGTTCGATTTCGGCGACGACGAGTATTTCAACAAAGTGTATGCGTTTGCCGAAGATTTGTCGAAAATGGAAGAGCTACGCAATTCGAAAGTGGTACGGGCCAACCGGGATGGATTGTACATCAACCGGACATACTATGGTTTATACGCTATGCTCAACGAGTTAAAGGCTCGTGTAAAGATTACAAAGCCAGAATGGTTGCATTCAGAGCAACTAGTTGGTCAAGCGTGA
- a CDS encoding ABC transporter permease, with translation MNTRLFCLLLTLFTGFGFSIQAQSSYEITTDQPAQFNGIEYGYAIRNESKKEVGSKGTFNRYELTVYVTNKSGCTRLFFPRQTTFGLQDQDLLANFDCVNATGARLTSKTTTVRARPFSVPYSTSTKNAEGKVVTTTIQVQAGHMLENGETVSNNIIVLLPEGEQPQMRVRVQATETSLGRNSYVR, from the coding sequence ATGAACACACGCCTTTTTTGTTTGCTCCTGACGCTTTTTACTGGATTTGGCTTCTCTATACAGGCTCAGTCGTCGTATGAGATTACAACCGATCAACCAGCTCAATTCAATGGCATTGAATACGGGTATGCAATCCGTAACGAAAGTAAAAAAGAGGTGGGCAGCAAAGGGACGTTTAATCGGTATGAACTAACTGTTTACGTAACGAACAAAAGTGGCTGTACCCGACTATTTTTTCCCCGGCAAACTACATTTGGTTTACAGGATCAGGACTTACTGGCCAATTTCGACTGTGTTAACGCAACGGGTGCCCGATTGACCTCAAAAACGACTACTGTTCGTGCCCGGCCATTCTCGGTTCCGTATTCGACAAGTACGAAAAACGCTGAAGGTAAAGTGGTCACAACGACCATTCAGGTGCAGGCTGGCCACATGCTCGAAAATGGCGAAACCGTTTCCAATAACATCATTGTACTATTGCCCGAAGGCGAACAACCTCAGATGCGTGTTCGGGTTCAGGCCACTGAGACCTCATTGGGGCGTAACTCGTATGTTCGTTAG
- a CDS encoding ComEC/Rec2 family competence protein, which translates to MNGQPFVRYVAGLIAGIVLYVLWPDEHYLPVGALAVGLCLYVRGFFQHSDQPIKPVQTLPGLGILLMLTGLGWAITFQRTASNRPTNISHLADSLQAYVGVVSAQPEERAKTYRVELEIQQGKWISHKTLGGRKTPLDTTSVWHALSGRVIVYLDKAGQPLPTYGEVWVVSGPPRPIDPPLNPGEFNYKRYLSYRNIGHQQYLRPFQRQILAVDPPNPVIQLATQVNRWAHSALTHQIGTRPEFGVVNAMILGVRDDLDTEQYQAYSAAGAVHILSVSGLHVGILFQVLTFLLGFLAKRKGGKIMMAVLQLTILWFYALVTGFSPPVLRSAGMFSMVIVANALGRQQLLPNTLGASAFFILCFDPYALFSAGFQLSYLAVAGIGAWQSSLYQSVTFRSTWANRLWELTAVALVAQLITFPLGVFYFHQFPTYFLLANPVVIIMSEILLPLAMLCLALSWVPYLNSVVGWLLQKAAWLLNEAVQLTSTLPGASWDGLWLSPAALMLTYGIIFCGAALLLTRNRTYLWATCFASIALAVVLIAEITEQANQEKLAVHFLPHHTAVSLTSGRQSTLLTDLDSTDARSYDFYLKNTFGQWGVLSMKKAYLNRSGTPVDALGSMPGLHQSRDWALCVWHGKTILLANKVNGRSHWRLPAVVDYLIIRRNALREWDELNGRVVARHIIFDDSNRTPLTDKLLADARQRGITCFSVRQMGAYVVDLE; encoded by the coding sequence ATGAACGGGCAACCCTTTGTACGGTATGTGGCAGGGTTGATAGCTGGCATCGTTCTGTATGTTCTATGGCCAGATGAGCACTACCTGCCAGTAGGTGCTTTGGCTGTTGGCCTATGCCTATACGTGAGGGGATTTTTCCAGCACTCTGATCAACCTATTAAACCAGTCCAGACGTTGCCTGGATTGGGTATTTTATTGATGTTGACAGGGCTGGGATGGGCTATCACCTTTCAACGTACCGCCAGCAACAGACCCACCAACATTAGTCATCTTGCCGATTCGCTACAGGCGTATGTTGGTGTGGTTTCGGCACAGCCAGAAGAACGGGCAAAAACGTATCGGGTTGAACTGGAAATTCAGCAAGGAAAGTGGATAAGTCATAAAACACTTGGAGGAAGGAAAACCCCACTGGATACGACAAGCGTTTGGCACGCGCTGAGTGGCCGGGTTATTGTCTATCTGGACAAGGCAGGTCAGCCTCTTCCAACATATGGTGAAGTCTGGGTAGTATCTGGTCCGCCCCGGCCAATCGATCCTCCACTTAATCCCGGCGAATTTAATTACAAACGGTACCTCAGCTATCGAAACATAGGCCATCAACAATACCTGCGACCCTTTCAACGACAAATTTTGGCGGTTGATCCACCTAACCCTGTTATCCAGCTAGCCACTCAGGTTAACCGATGGGCCCACAGCGCACTGACCCATCAGATTGGAACCCGACCTGAATTTGGAGTTGTAAACGCTATGATACTGGGCGTTCGTGACGATCTGGATACAGAACAGTACCAAGCGTATTCGGCGGCAGGGGCTGTACATATATTGTCTGTTTCGGGGCTGCATGTAGGCATCCTGTTTCAAGTGCTGACGTTTTTACTGGGCTTCCTGGCAAAACGAAAGGGCGGGAAAATTATGATGGCGGTCCTGCAATTGACCATATTGTGGTTTTATGCCCTTGTAACGGGCTTTTCGCCACCGGTACTCCGTTCGGCTGGGATGTTTTCGATGGTAATAGTAGCCAACGCTTTAGGTCGTCAACAGCTATTGCCGAATACGCTAGGTGCTTCTGCCTTTTTTATTCTATGTTTTGACCCTTACGCGCTATTTTCGGCTGGCTTTCAGTTGTCTTACCTGGCCGTGGCTGGCATCGGAGCCTGGCAATCGTCGCTTTATCAATCGGTTACGTTTCGGAGTACATGGGCAAATCGGCTTTGGGAACTGACAGCGGTGGCGTTGGTGGCGCAACTGATTACGTTTCCACTCGGGGTCTTTTACTTTCACCAGTTTCCAACCTATTTTTTACTAGCCAATCCGGTTGTGATTATCATGTCAGAAATCCTGCTGCCATTGGCAATGCTTTGCCTGGCTTTGAGTTGGGTGCCGTACTTGAACAGTGTAGTGGGATGGTTGCTTCAAAAAGCTGCTTGGTTGCTGAATGAAGCGGTTCAGTTAACTAGTACACTGCCGGGGGCGTCCTGGGATGGACTTTGGTTGTCACCAGCCGCTCTGATGCTAACGTACGGGATTATTTTTTGTGGGGCGGCTTTATTGCTAACACGTAATCGGACGTATTTGTGGGCAACCTGCTTCGCTTCGATAGCATTGGCAGTCGTACTTATTGCCGAAATTACGGAGCAGGCTAATCAGGAGAAGTTGGCTGTTCATTTTTTACCGCACCATACGGCTGTCAGTCTGACGAGTGGACGACAAAGCACACTGCTGACCGATCTGGACAGTACCGATGCACGTTCGTATGATTTCTACCTGAAAAACACCTTTGGCCAGTGGGGCGTTTTAAGTATGAAAAAGGCTTATCTGAACCGAAGTGGTACGCCTGTCGATGCGTTAGGTTCGATGCCGGGCCTTCATCAGTCGCGTGATTGGGCCCTTTGTGTATGGCATGGCAAGACGATTCTACTGGCGAATAAAGTTAACGGGCGCTCTCACTGGCGATTACCTGCTGTGGTCGATTACCTGATTATTCGACGGAATGCGTTGCGGGAGTGGGATGAGCTAAATGGGCGAGTAGTGGCCAGGCATATTATCTTCGATGATTCAAACCGAACGCCTTTGACCGACAAGCTATTAGCTGATGCCCGCCAACGGGGAATTACTTGCTTTTCGGTTCGGCAGATGGGGGCTTATGTGGTTGATTTAGAGTAA
- a CDS encoding GNAT family N-acetyltransferase codes for MITVLPISSPADLEKAFAIRREVFVEEQHVSPDEEFDEFEDSSTHFLAVDEDTPCGTARWRRTSNGVKLERFAVLSAFRGKGVGRALVQAVLDSVFSQQPEPIERIYLHAQVTAMPLYASFGFVAIGPMFEEAGIQHYKMVLPASAYSKR; via the coding sequence ATGATCACGGTTCTACCCATTTCCAGTCCTGCTGATCTTGAAAAGGCCTTTGCTATTCGTCGGGAAGTGTTTGTTGAAGAGCAGCATGTTTCGCCCGACGAAGAGTTTGATGAATTTGAAGATAGTAGTACGCATTTTCTGGCTGTCGATGAGGATACTCCCTGCGGTACGGCTCGTTGGCGACGGACATCTAACGGTGTTAAGCTGGAGCGATTTGCTGTTTTAAGCGCATTTCGGGGAAAGGGAGTCGGCAGGGCATTGGTTCAGGCGGTACTCGACAGTGTGTTCAGTCAGCAACCGGAACCCATCGAACGTATTTATTTACATGCTCAGGTCACGGCGATGCCGCTTTATGCCTCTTTTGGGTTTGTCGCTATAGGGCCTATGTTTGAAGAGGCCGGTATACAGCATTATAAAATGGTGTTACCAGCATCCGCCTATTCAAAACGATGA